One genomic window of Ammospiza nelsoni isolate bAmmNel1 chromosome 4, bAmmNel1.pri, whole genome shotgun sequence includes the following:
- the SAP30 gene encoding histone deacetylase complex subunit SAP30 → MNGFAPEEVTQRGADPAAAPVVGNAGSAVEVPPPPAPPGLGPAAVAAAGSAGGGCAGGPGAGQLCCLREEGERCGRTAGNASFSKRIQKSISQKKVKIELDKSARHLYICDFHKNLIQSVRNRRKRKGSDDDGDSPVQDIDTPEVDLYQLQVNTLRRYKRHFKLQTRPGLNKAQLVEIIGCHFRTIPVNEKDTLTYFIYSVKNDKNKPDLKMDSGIH, encoded by the exons ATGAACGGCTTCGCCCCCGAGGAGGTGACCCAGCGCGGGGCAGACCCCGCCGCCGCGCCGGTGGTGGGCAATGCGGGCTCCGCCGTGGAggtgccgccgccgccagcGCCGCCGGGGCTGGGTCCGGCCGCCGTCGCCGCCGCGGGCTCGGCGGGCGGCGGGTGcgcgggcggccccggggccgggcagctgtgctgcctgcgGGAGGAGGGGGAGCGATGCGGCCGCACCGCCGGCAACGCCAGCTTCAGCAAGCGCATCCAGAAGAGTATTTCGCAGAAGAAGGTGAAGATCGAGCTGGACAAGAGC GCAAGACATCTGTACATTTGTGACTTCCACAAAAATTTAATTCAGAGTGTGAGAAatagaagaaagaggaaaggcagCGATGATGATGGTGATTCACCAGTGCAAGACATCGACACTCCAGAG GTTGATTTATATCAGTTACAAGTAAACACGCTTCGAAGGTACAAAAGACACTTCAAGCTACAGACCAGACCGGGCCTTAACAAAGCACAGCTTGTTGAA ATAATTGGCTGCCACTTTAGGACAATTCCAGTGAATGAAAAGGACACCTTAACATACTTCATCTACTCAGTGAAGAATGACAAGAACAAACCAGATCTAAAGATGGATAGTGGGATTCATTAG
- the SCRG1 gene encoding scrapie-responsive protein 1: protein MKMLWVLLLVLSSVPGAPAVPAQRHSCHKRLLREHGCHSVPAGTDSLRHVHDALPHHFWEGKGCQVICYCNLNELLCCPKDIFFGPKISFVIPCNSQ, encoded by the exons ATGAAgatgctctgggtgctgctgctggtgctgagctcgGTGCCGGGTGCCCCCGCGGTGCCTGCCCAGCGCCACTCGTGCCACAAGCGGCTCCTCCGGGAGCACGGCTGCCACAGCGTCCCCGCGGGCACGGACAGCCTCCGGCACGTCCACGATGCTCTGCCACACCActtctgggaagggaagggctgcCAGGTCATCTGCTACTGCAACCTGAAtgaactgctctgctgcccgAA GGATATTTTCTTTGGACCAAAGATATCTTTTGTGATCCCCTGCAACAGTCAATGA